The genomic segment GGAGCCAATAAGAGAGCCTCGTCATTTGACGAGGCTTTTTTTATGCTTGTTATTTGGCCAATGCGACACTACCATAACCTCCATTCATATCAGTTCTTCATTTAGAGTTAAACCATGACTGAAACACCATCAGGAAAACCAGGCAATACTGGTATCAAGCGTGTAATCAAAGCAACTGGCTTTTCGATTCAAGGCCTAAAAGCTGCGTTTAAACATGAGGCTGCTGTCCGTCAAGAGTTAGCGATGCTAGTTATTGCTGCCCCTATTGCACTTCTTTTGGATGTGACTGTAGTAGAAAAGATTTTATTGATCGGAGTATTTGTTCTGATCTTTATGATTGAGCTTTTAAACTCCGCAATAGAAGCTGTGGTAGACCGTATAGGCCCTGAATATCATGAATTAAGTGGCAGAGCTAAAGATATTGGTTCTGCGGCTGTATTTGTCGCTCTGTGCTTTGCTGGCTTTACTTGGCTAATGATCATTGGCAGCAACTATCTTTAATTAATTATAAGGACAATTCTAATGAACCCTATTATTCAAACACTAAAAGAACACAACGTTAGCGATGAAAAAATTGCAGAAGTATTTCAAACGCTAAC from the Aliivibrio wodanis genome contains:
- the dgkA gene encoding diacylglycerol kinase, encoding MTETPSGKPGNTGIKRVIKATGFSIQGLKAAFKHEAAVRQELAMLVIAAPIALLLDVTVVEKILLIGVFVLIFMIELLNSAIEAVVDRIGPEYHELSGRAKDIGSAAVFVALCFAGFTWLMIIGSNYL